A single region of the Kiritimatiellia bacterium genome encodes:
- a CDS encoding VacB/RNase II family 3'-5' exoribonuclease encodes MKKTKLFAEEFRNKAADVLRRENQPLNEKQIAAKLAVRGKERKLLVKLLNAMVREGLIVRVHQNHYGCGSPAGLVTGELEVRRSGDGVVTPRAISEDSEQKGGGEVFVSRGNLGTALPHDLVVVRLVKDTEGIKWGLRRAGKVIRILERSPGNIVGTLRATGRFFYVVPIDPVYERDFYVPGPGKARVNDRVVVRFVSWANRHVNPEAEIIDVIGPENNPSHDTAVIIRQYNLPDRFRPEILNEAARCAELLKEPGPRNDFRGKHIFTVDPATARDYDDAISLETGPDGNRVLGVHIADVSHFVRPNSALDKEARLRGNSVYFPDLVLPMLPEEISNGLCSLRPGEDKFAFSVLMTFDAAGAPLKADFCRSIIRSRLRLTYGQALDALQSPHRHSVDIDRQSRDLLLGCHNLAQQMRRRRFSQYALNLDMPEYEIFMGKNGMIEDIRQTLSDVSHQLIEECMIAANEAVDRALSEKGFCLVRRVHEPPDARKIEALATQLAEIGFHPGDLSKRKNMADFLEKIIGHPFEYDAKLAVLKSMKRAVYSPETFGHYGLAKKYYAHFTSPIRRYPDLVVHRVLAAMLAGRANPYRPGELAGLSLSCSRAEQAADEAEKALIEIKKYRFLEQQIARRKPEIHDAVVVHVRNFGMFVELTKLQLQGLVRVSTISREFVRYDPRREELCAHKKKYGAGSRVKVMPVRVDFDKRQIDFVLAEDQHGVT; translated from the coding sequence ATGAAAAAAACAAAATTATTTGCGGAAGAATTCAGAAACAAGGCGGCGGACGTTCTCCGCCGTGAAAACCAGCCGCTGAACGAAAAACAAATCGCCGCAAAGCTGGCGGTGCGCGGAAAAGAACGCAAGCTGCTGGTCAAACTGCTGAATGCCATGGTCCGGGAAGGCCTGATTGTCCGTGTGCATCAGAACCATTACGGGTGCGGGTCCCCGGCCGGCCTGGTAACCGGCGAACTGGAAGTGCGCCGCTCCGGCGACGGCGTCGTCACGCCGCGGGCCATTTCCGAAGATTCGGAACAAAAGGGAGGCGGCGAAGTTTTTGTTTCCCGCGGCAATTTGGGCACGGCTCTGCCGCATGACCTGGTGGTGGTGCGGCTGGTCAAGGATACGGAGGGGATAAAATGGGGATTGCGCCGCGCCGGAAAGGTGATCCGCATCCTGGAACGTTCTCCGGGAAACATTGTCGGCACTTTGCGCGCCACCGGCCGGTTTTTTTACGTCGTTCCGATTGACCCGGTTTACGAAAGGGATTTTTACGTGCCCGGCCCCGGCAAGGCGCGGGTCAACGACCGGGTTGTGGTGCGGTTTGTGTCCTGGGCCAACCGCCATGTCAACCCGGAGGCGGAAATCATTGACGTCATCGGTCCGGAAAATAATCCTTCCCATGACACCGCCGTCATTATCCGGCAGTATAATCTGCCGGATCGTTTCCGGCCGGAAATCCTGAATGAGGCCGCCCGCTGCGCGGAACTGCTGAAAGAACCAGGTCCGCGGAACGATTTCCGCGGAAAACATATTTTCACCGTTGACCCGGCCACGGCGCGCGATTATGACGACGCTATTTCGCTGGAAACCGGCCCGGACGGCAACCGCGTTCTCGGGGTGCATATTGCCGACGTTTCCCATTTCGTCCGGCCGAACAGCGCCCTGGACAAGGAGGCCCGCCTGCGGGGCAACAGCGTTTATTTCCCGGATCTGGTTCTGCCGATGCTGCCCGAGGAAATTTCCAATGGGCTTTGCAGCCTCAGGCCGGGCGAAGACAAATTCGCCTTTTCGGTTCTCATGACTTTTGACGCCGCCGGCGCGCCGTTAAAGGCCGATTTTTGCCGGAGCATAATCCGTTCGCGTTTGCGGCTGACCTACGGGCAGGCTTTGGATGCCCTTCAAAGCCCGCACCGGCATTCGGTGGATATTGACAGGCAGTCGCGCGATCTGCTGTTGGGGTGCCATAATCTTGCCCAGCAGATGCGCCGGCGCCGTTTTTCGCAATACGCGTTGAATCTGGATATGCCGGAATACGAAATTTTCATGGGCAAGAACGGCATGATAGAGGATATTCGCCAGACTCTCAGCGATGTTTCCCACCAGTTGATTGAAGAATGCATGATCGCCGCCAACGAGGCGGTGGACCGCGCGCTGAGTGAAAAGGGCTTTTGCCTTGTCCGGCGGGTGCATGAGCCTCCGGATGCCAGGAAAATTGAGGCGCTTGCCACCCAGCTTGCGGAAATCGGTTTTCATCCCGGCGACCTTTCCAAACGGAAAAACATGGCGGATTTTCTTGAAAAGATCATCGGCCATCCCTTTGAATATGACGCCAAGCTGGCGGTGTTGAAGAGCATGAAACGCGCGGTTTATTCGCCGGAAACGTTCGGCCATTACGGGTTGGCCAAGAAATATTACGCCCATTTTACCTCGCCGATCCGCCGTTATCCCGACTTAGTTGTCCACCGCGTTCTGGCGGCCATGCTGGCCGGCCGCGCGAACCCGTACCGGCCCGGCGAACTGGCCGGTTTAAGCTTATCCTGTTCGCGCGCCGAACAGGCCGCCGACGAGGCGGAAAAAGCCCTGATTGAGATAAAAAAATACAGGTTTCTGGAACAGCAGATTGCGCGCCGCAAACCTGAAATTCACGACGCCGTCGTGGTCCACGTCAGGAATTTCGGCATGTTTGTTGAACTGACGAAACTGCAATTGCAGGGCTTGGTGCGCGTTTCCACGATTTCAAGGGAATTTGTGCGCTATGATCCCCGGCGCGAGGAATTGTGCGCGCATAAAAAGAAATACGGCGCCGGGAGCCGCGTGAAAGTGATGCCGGTCAGGGTTGATTTTGACAAGCGCCAGATTGACTTTGTGCTGGCGGAAGATCAACATGGAGTAACTTAA
- a CDS encoding acylphosphatase, with protein sequence MSVRVHLKISGLVQGVCFRYYCREEAERLGLKGFVRNNADGTVEVVAEGGEEAAGSLAAWCRHGPPAARVTDCEEILESAAGGFDSFGIG encoded by the coding sequence ATGTCTGTCAGAGTTCACCTTAAAATTTCCGGGCTTGTGCAGGGGGTCTGTTTCCGTTATTACTGCCGTGAAGAGGCGGAACGGCTGGGCTTGAAAGGGTTTGTGCGGAACAATGCCGACGGCACCGTGGAAGTGGTGGCGGAAGGCGGGGAAGAGGCCGCCGGAAGTTTGGCGGCCTGGTGCCGGCACGGGCCGCCCGCGGCCCGCGTGACAGACTGCGAGGAAATATTGGAGAGCGCGGCGGGCGGATTTGATTCGTTTGGAATAGGATAG